A single window of Neurospora crassa OR74A linkage group VII, whole genome shotgun sequence DNA harbors:
- a CDS encoding soluble Cell Wall protein encodes MDDTAPKAVAEFVDDGRKSTPELQIPSTGTGQSIETESVTLATRRDASTDQADTAVTATDTEVEDVAIYMDENAQTVSTETNIIPTISQPTPSSSPTSSSASSSSSSSPAVITTHKPKTKRTNRSSYLSFNKANQKLIKPIKHTKLTNPPPTINDNDTPTILPDTTTTTTTTFNTHPGFSPQRLPGITYSPYDLTGCRSAHNITSDFAIIARTRLYSSVRIYGVDCSQVLHTLRAAFLVSNPPLKLFLGIYSPLSDLSSQLTTLIKDVQTFAITENLPVADVWTNMIDTISVGNELVNNGQATPAQVLDAVRTVRQVLRREGYTGPVVTVDTFVAVLNHPELCSSDEVDYCAVNVHPFFDAHVEAQQAGEFVRRQVMNLREVITTTTTTTTTTTTPIIDMKGRKQKVQKRVVVTETGWPKQGNANDRAVPGRSEQKTAVEGVMKAWREGSQRGFEDQGDFELYLFTAFDDEWKKADQNTFYAEQFWGIHDR; translated from the coding sequence ATGGACGACACCGCACCAAAGGCTGTAGCAGAGTTtgtggatgatggaaggaaaTCTACGCCAGAACTTCAAATACCATCCACGGGCACAGGGCAGAGTATTGAGACTGAGAGTGTCACATTGGCGACAAGACGAGATGCCTCTACCGACCAAGCCGACACCGCCGTGACAGCAACAGACACCGAGGTTGAAGATGTGGCCATCTACATGGACGAGAACGCACAAACGGTCAGCACAGAGACCAACATCATCCCCACAATCTCACAACCAaccccctcttcctcaccaacctcatcatcggcatcctcgtcttcatcttcctccccgGCAGTCATCACAACCCACAAACCAAAGACCAAACGCACCAACCGCTCCTCCTATCTTTCCTTCAACAAAGCAAACCAAAAACTCATCAAGCCCATCAAACACACCAAGCTCACAAACCCGCCTCCAACAatcaacgacaacgacacaCCAACAATCCTCcccgacaccaccaccaccaccaccaccaccttcaacACCCACCCCGGCTTCTCCCCCCAGCGTCTCCCCGGCATAACCTACAGCCCCTACGACCTAACAGGCTGCCGCTCCGCCCACAACATCACCTCCGACTTCGCCATCATCGCCCGCACGCGTCTCTACTCCTCCGTCCGCATCTACGGCGTCGACTGCTCCCAAGTGCTGCACACCCTCCGCGCCGCCTTCCTCGTCTCCAATCCCCCTTTGAAACTCTTCCTCGGCATTTATTCTCCTCTATCCGACCTCTCCTCGCAACTCACCACCTTGATCAAAGACGTGCAAACTTTCGCCATCACTGAAAATTTACCGGTAGCCGACGTCTGGACCAACATGATCGACACCATCTCCGTCGGCAACGAGCTCGTCAACAACGGGCAAGCCACGCCCGCGCAAGTCTTGGACGCGGTGCGGACTGTGAGACAGGTCCtaagaagggaaggataCACTGGTCCGGTGGTGACGGTCGATACGTTCGTTGCCGTGCTGAACCATCCTGAGCTGTGTAGTAGTGATGAAGTGGATTACTGCGCGGTGAATGTCCATCCGTTTTTTGATGCGCATGTGGAGGCGCAGCAGGCGGGCGAGTTTGTCAGGAGGCAGGTGATGAATTTGCGGGaggttattactactactactactactactactactactaccactcCAATAATTGACatgaagggaagaaaacaaaaggtaCAAAAAAGAGTGGTGGTCACCGAAACGGGATGGCCCAAGCAGGGAAATGCAAATGACCGGGCTGTTCCCGGACGGTCGGAGCAAAAGACGGCGGTGGAGGGCGTGATGAAGGCTTGGAGAGAGGGAAGCCAGAGGGGGTTTGAAGACCAAGGAGATTTTGAGCTGTACTTGTTCACGGCGTTTGATGATGagtggaagaaggcggaCCAGAACACGTTTTATGCGGAGCAGTTTTGGGGGATACATGATCGTTGA
- a CDS encoding serine palmitoyl CoA transferase subunit LcbA — MELQELQTHLTEWLNEAITAFQKVPGSAVLIRYVRSSYQNDPVRSAIELVLVIFFIRYLMAPAYSTSKQNFIKLTDDEIDELVDEWTPEPLVPNMTVLEEMESEKLPIIVGATGPKSKLANGRTVTNLASYNFYNLNANEQIKEKAIQTLRTYGVGPCGPPQFYGTQDVHMRAEADIANYIGTEGCIVYAQAFSTISSVIPAFCKRGDIIVADRAVNYSIRRGLEISRSNIRWYAHNDLDDLERVMAKVVAEQARTKKLTRRFLVTEALFETTGEMNDLPHLIELKEKYKFRIMLDETWSFGVLGRTGRGLTEAQNVDPTQVDMIVGSLAGPLCAGGGFCAGPKDVVEHQRLTAASYTFSAALPAMLAIIASESLHVIQENPEATLGVCRENIRLMRAQLDPKSDWVICTSAPENPILLLVLKPQVVEARRLTAEDQERLLQEVADECLANNILVTRLKGGPITTHMGLKDNVYTATPALKVCVTSGLSKKETEKAGIAIRHAITKVMTKKGNNKLGVPTA; from the exons ATGGAGCTTCAAGAACTCCAAACCCACCTGACCGAATGGCTCAATGAAGCCATCACGGCCTTCCAAAAGGTGCCGGGGTCCGCAGTCCTGATCCGCTATGTCAGGTCATCGTACCAAAACGATCCGGTGCGCTCGGCCATCGAGCTGGTCCtggtcatcttcttcatcagATACCTTATGGCGCCGGCCTACTCGACTTCGAAGCAGAACTTTATCAAGTTGACTGACGAT GAAATCGATGAGCTCGTTGACGAATGGACCCCCGAGCCTCTTGTGCCGAACATGACCGTCCTCGAGGAGATGGAGTCCGAGAAGCTGCCAATCATTGTTGG CGCAACCGGCCCCAAATCCAAGCTCGCCAACGGCCGCACAGTCACCAACCTCGCCTCGTACAACTTCTACAACCTCAACGCCAACGAGCAAATCAAGGAAAAAGCCATCCAGACCCTTCGCACCTACGGCGTCGGCCCCTGCGGCCCGCCCCAGTTCTACGGCACCCAGGACGTGCACATGCGGGCCGAGGCCGACATTGCCAACTACATCGGTACCGAAGGCTGCATCGTGTACGCGCAAGCCTTCTCCACCATCTCGTCCGTGATCCCGGCCTTTTGCAAGCGTGGCGACATCATTGTGGCTGACCGGGCCGTCAACTACTCGATCCGGCGCGGCCTCGAGATCTCGCGCTCCAACATTCGGTGGTACGCGCACAACGACCTGGACGACCTCGAGCGCGTCATGGCCAAGGTGGTGGCCGAGCAGGCCCGCACCAAGAAGCTGACGCGCCGCTTTCTCGTGACCGAGGCCCTGTTCGAAACCACGGGCGAGATGAACGACCTGCCCCACCTGATCGAGCTCAAGGAGAAGTACAAGTTCCGCATCATGCTGGACGAGACGTGGTCGTTTGGCGTCCTGGGCCGCACCGGCCGCGGCCTGACCGAGGCGCAGAACGTCGACCCTACCCAGGTGGACATGATTGTGGGCTCGCTCGCTGGTCCCCTCTGTGCCGGCGGCGGGTTCTGTGCGGGACCCAAGGACGTGGTGGAGCATCAGCGCTTGACGGCCGCGAGTTATACGTTTTCGGCCGCGTTGCCGGCCATGTTGGCCATTATTGCCAGTGAAAGCTTGCATGTTATCCAGGAGAACCCCGAGGCGACGTTGGGCGTGTGCAGGGAGAACATCCGGTTGATGAGGGCGCAGTTGGATCCCAAGAGCGATTGGGTGATTTGCACCAGTGCGCCCGAGAATCCGATTTTGCTGTTGGTGCTGAAGCCGCAGGTGGTGGAAGCGAGGAGGCTGACGGCGGAGGATCAGGAGCGTCTGTTGCAGGAGGTTGCTGATGAG TGCCTCGCCAACAACATCCTCGTCACCCGCCTCAAGGGCGgtcccatcaccacccacaTGGGCCTCAAGGACAACGTCTACACCGCCACCCCGGCCCTTAAAGTCTGCGTCACTTCTGGCCTGTCCAAGAAGGAGACGGAGAAGGCCGGCATTGCGATCCGTCACGCCATCACCAAGGTCATGACCAAGAAGGGGAATAACAAGCTGGGTGTTCCTACTGCTTAG
- the do gene encoding 1,3-beta-glucan synthase component GLS1 — protein sequence MSGYPQQGGGGHHDDGYGHAPNANGNGDAYYNDDQQYYDNRNGGHAAGGQHGEGYYDESGYYNADPNNPYHQDGGYYDNHEGFQEGYDNGYYDQHGYDQAGGYRDNHAARGSEEDSETFSDFTMRSDMARAAEMDYYGRGDERYDSQYGDQGGARGYRPPSSQISYGGNRSSGASTPNYGMDYGNVLPAGQRSKEPYPAWTSDAQIPLSKEEVEDIFLDLCAKFGFQRDSMRNMYDHLMTLLDSRASRMTPNQALLSLHADYIGGDNANYRKWYFAAHLDLDDAVGFANIKGKKGNLKRTKKKAKGDEPQNEAEILQELEGDDSLEAAEFRWKTRMNRMSQHDRVRQLALYLLIWGEANQVRFMPECLCFLFKCADDYLNSPACQNMVEPVEEFTFLNNVITPLYRYCRDQGYEIYEGVYVRRERDHEQIIGYDDCNQLFWYPEGINRIVLEDKSKLVDVPPAERYLKLKDVNWKKCFFKTYRETRSWFHMLVNFNRIWIIHLTMFWFYTAYNMPTIITPMYEQQVNQSPPKAAMWSFVGFGGGVAALINFGATLAEWAYVPRRWAGAQHLSKRMLFMVFVLIINLAPGVYVFLPGLKGQALIDHQNSTPVYIVGIVHFFIALITFLFFAVMPLGGLFGSYLTKNSRKYVASQTFTASWPRLNGHDMAMSFGLWVVVFGAKFGESYVYLTLSIRDPIRYIGLMDTSSCLGDSILKTWLCPYQPQITMGLMIFTGMIFFFLDTYLWYVLINSVFSVARAFYLGSSIWTPWRNVYARLPKRIYSKVLATTDMEIKYKPKVLISQIWNAIVISMYREHLLAIDHVQKLLYHQVPSEQEGKRTLRAPTFFVSQEDQSFKTEFFPQYSEAERRISFFAQSLSTPIPEPLPVDNMPTFTVMIPHYSEKILLSLREIIREDEPYSRVTLLEYLKQLHPHEWDCFVKDTKILADETSQFNGETEKEKEKEKEKETVKSKIDDLPFYCIGFKSSAPEYTLRTRIWASLRFQTLYRTVSGFMNYARAIKLLYRVENPEVVQMFGGNSDKLERELERMARRKFKLCISMQRFAKFKKEEMENAEFLLRAYPDLQIAYLDEEPPLAEGEEPRLYSALIDGHSEIMENGSRRPKFRIQLSGNPILGDGKSDNQNHAIIFYRGEYIQLIDANQDNYLEECLKIRSVLAEFEEMKTDNLSPYTPGVKNEVRHPVAILGAREYIFSENIGILGDIAAGKEQTFGTLFARTLAQIGGKLHYGHPDFLNGIFMTTRGGVSKAQKGLHLNEDIYAGMNALLRGGRIKHCDYYQCGKGRDLGFGSILNFTTKIGTGMGEQLLSREYHYLGTQLPIDRFLSFYYAHPGFHLNNMFIMLSVQLFMLCCVNIGVLRHETIRCEYNREVPITDALFPTGCSNTDALLDWVYRCVLSIIFVLFLAFVPLIVQEMMEKGVIRSATRFIKQILSLSPFFEVFVCQIYANSVQQDLSFGGARYIGTGRGFATARIPFGVLYSRFAGPSIYFGARLVMMLLFACLTVWHAALIYFWISLMALVISPFLYNPHQFSWGDFFIDYREYLRWLSRGNSRSHASSWITFCRLSRIRITGFKRKIIGDPSSKLSGDVARAAITNLFWSEMLTPFILVCLTTIPYLFINAQTGVRGEFGPHANDDSIKPTASLIRLLVVTFAPMAVNAGVLGGLFGMACCMGPLLSMCCKKFGSVLAAIAHGMSVIILLVMFEVMFVLQNFEFTPTLLGMIAMVSIQRFIIKMIVSLALTREFKTDTSNIAFWTGKWYSMGWHSVSQPAREWLAKITELSMFGADFILGHLILFSMFPVLIIPKVDVLHSVILFWLRPSRQIRAPIYSLKQTKLRRRRVIRYAMLYFVLLVIFVALIVGPIVAGKQIPPGTLDMVNNFGGGSMILKQYPWKLGPSGDNDDTRGRLETGTKATNYSGVWTPTTTSDYVAKATSKAERRMAF from the exons ATGTCGGGATATCCTCAgcaaggcggcggaggcCATCACGACGATGGCTACGGCCATGCTCCCAACGCAAATGGAAATGGTGACGCGTATTACAACGACGATCAGCAGTACTATGATAACCGTAATGGAGGACACGCTGCCGGCGGTCAGCATGGCGAAGGTTACTATGATGAGTC CGGCTACTATAACGCCGACCCAAACAACCCGTACCACCAGGATGGTGGTTATTACGACAACCATGAAGGGTTTCAGGAGGGTTACGACAACGGCTACTACGACCAGCATGGCTACGACCAGGCCGGCGGCTATCGAGACAACCATGCCGCTCGTGGCTCTGAGGAGGATTCCGAGACCTTTAGCGATTTCACCATGAGGTCCGACATGGCCCGTGCCGCCGAGATGGACTACTATGGCCGTGGTGATGAGCGCTACGACAGTCAGTATGGCGACCAGGGCGGTGCCCGGGGTTATcgccctccttcctcgcAGATCTCGTACGGCGGAAACCGCTCGTCTGGCGCGTCGACACCAAACTACGGCATGGACTACGGTAACGTTCTTCCTGCCGGCCAGCGCTCCAAGGAACCGTATCCCGCCTGGACGTCGGATGCCCAAATCCCCCTctcgaaggaggaggtggaggacatCTTTTTGGATCTATGCGCAAAGTTCGGTTTCCAGCGTGACAGCATGCGCAACATGTACGACCATCTCATGACGCTTCTCGACTCCCGTGCTTCTCGTATGACTCCCAACCAGGCCCTTCTCTCGCTCCATGCCGACTACATCGGTGGCGACAACGCAAACTACCGCAAGTGGTACTTCGCTGCCCATCTGGATCTGGACGATGCCGTCGGTTTTGCCAAcatcaagggcaagaagggcaaCCTGAAGCGCACCAAGAAAAAGGCCAAGGGTGACGAGCCCCAAAACGAAGCCGAGATCCTTCAAGAGCTGGAGGGTGATGACTCGTTGGAGGCGGCCGAGTTCCGTTGGAAGACTCGCATGAACAGGATGTCGCAGCATGACCGTGTGCGACAGCTTGCCCTCTATCTCCTGATTTGGGGCGAAGCCAACCAGGTCCGCTTCATGCCCGAGTGTCTGTGCTTCCTCTTCAAGTGCGCCGATGACTATCTCAACTCGCCCGCGTGCCAAAACATGGTCGAGCCCGTTGAGGAATTCACCTTTCTCAACAACGTCATCACCCCGCTGTATCGCTACTGCCGCGATCAGGGTTACGAGATCTACGAAGGTGTCTACGTCCGTCGCGAAAGAGATCACGAGCAGATTATCGGTTATGATGACTGCAACCAGCTCTTCTGGTATCCCGAGGGTATCAACCGTATCGTTCTTGAGGACAAGAGCAAGCTGGTGGACGTCCCTCCCGCTGAGCGTTATCTCAAGCTCAAGGATGTCAACTGGAAGAAGTGCTTCTTCAAGACCTACAGGGAGACACGCTCGTGGTTCCACATGCTTGTCAACTTCAACCGTATCTGGATTATTCACTTGACCATGTTCTGGTTCTACACTGCCTACAACATGCCTACCATCATCACTCCCATGTACGAACAGCAGGTTAACCAGTCACCTCCCAAGGCTGCCATGTGGTCCTTTGTCGgtttcggtggtggtgtcgctgCGCTGATCAACTTTGGAGCAACTCTGGCAGAATGGGCCTATGTTCCTCGCAGATGGGCTGGTGCGCAGCATCTGTCGAAGCGAATGCTGTTCATGGTTttcgtcctcatcatcaacttGGCTCCTGGTGTCTATGTCTTCCTTCCGGGCCTGAAAGGCCAGGCTCTGATTGATCATCAGAACAGCACCCCTGTCTATATCGTCGGCATCGTTCACTTCTTTATCGCTCTCATCaccttcttgttctttgcCGTGATGCCTCTGGGTGGTCTCTTCGGCAGTTACCTCACCAAGAACTCACGCAAGTACGTCGCCAGTCAGACATTTACTGCCAGCTGGCCTCGCCTCAACGGTCATGACATGGCCATGTCGTTTGGTCTGTGGGTTGTGGTTTTCGGCGCCAAGTTCGGAGAGTCGTACGTGTATTTGACACTGTCGATTCGTGACCCAATTCGTTACATTGGTCTTATGGATACCAGTTCATGTCTTGGAGACTCGATTTTGAAGACCTGGCTCTGCCCGTACCAGCCGCAAATCACGATGGGTCTGATGATCTTCACTGGTatgatcttcttcttcctcgataCGTATCTGTGGTACGTCTTGATCAACTCCGTCTTCTCGGTCGCCAGAGCTTTCTACCTTGGTTCCTCGATCTGGACTCCTTGGAGAAACGTCTACGCTCGCTTGCCCAAGCGTATCTACTCCAAGGTTCTCGCCACTACGGACATGGAGATCAAGTACAAGCCCAAGGTCCTCATCTCCCAGATCTGGAATGCCATCGTCATCTCCATGTACCGCGAGCACCTTCTGGCCATTGATCACGTTCAGAAGCTCCTCTACCACCAGGTGCCCTCTGAGCAGGAAGGCAAGCGTACTCTGCGTGCCCCCACTTTCTTCGTTTCCCAGGAAGACCAGTCTTTCAAGACCGAGTTCTTCCCTCAGTACAGCGAAGCCGAGCGCAGaatttccttcttcgcccAGTCGCTCTCTACTCCCATCCCCGAGCCCCTCCCTGTTGACAACATGCCTACCTTCACTGTCATGATTCCTCACTACAGCGAAAagattcttctttctctgcgTGAAATCATTCGTGAAGATGAGCCCTACTCGCGTGTCACTCTCCTGGAATACCTCAAGCAGCTCCATCCCCACGAATGGGACTGCTTCGTTAAGGACACCAAGATTCTCGCGGATGAGACCTCGCAGTTCAACGGCGAGactgagaaggagaaggaaaaggaaaaggagaaggagaccgTCAAGAGCAAGATCGACGATCTTCCCTTCTACTGCATCGGTTTCAAGTCCTCGGCACCCGAGTATACCCTCAGAACCCGTATTTGGGCCTCGCTTCGCTTCCAGACCTTGTACCGTACCGTCTCGGGTTTCATGAACTACGCTCGTGCCATTAAGCTTCTCTACCGTGTCGAGAACCCCGAAGTCGTCCAGATGTTTGGCGGTAACTCCGACAAGCTCGAGCGTGAGCTGGAGCGCATGGCTCGTCGCAAGTTCAAGCTCTGCATTTCCATGCAGCGTTTCGCCAAgttcaagaaggaggaaatggAGAACGCCGAGTTCTTGTTGCGCGCTTACCCCGATCTCCAAATCGCCTACCTTGACGAAGAGCCTCCTCTTGCCGAAGGTGAGGAGCCTCGTCTGTACTCTGCTCTCATCGACGGTCACTCTGAGATCATGGAGAACGGTTCGCGCCGGCCCAAGTTCCGTATCCAGCTTTCCGGAAACCCCATTCTCGGTGACGGAAAGTCCGACAACCAGAACcacgccatcatcttctACCGCGGCGAGTACATCCAGCTTATCGATGCCAACCAAGACAACTATCTCGAGGAGTGCCTCAAGATCCGCAGCGTGTTGGCCGAGTTTGAGGAGATGAAGACCGACAACCTTTCGCCCTACACTCCCGGTGTCAAGAACGAGGTCCGCCACCCTGTTGCCATTCTCGGTGCTCGTGAGTACATTTTCTCCGAGAACATTGGTATCCTCGGTGATATTGCCGCCGGTAAGGAACAGACATTCGGTACGCTCTTCGCCAGAACCTTGGCCCAGATTGGTGGCAAGCTCCATTACGGTCATCCTGATTTCCTCAACGGTATCTTCATGACTACCCGTGGTGGTGTCTCCAAGGCTCAAAAGGGTTTGCATCTGAACGAGGATATTTACGCTGGTATGAACGCTCTTCTGCGTGGTGGCCGCATCAAGCACTGCGATTACTACCAGTGCGGTAAGGGTCGTGATTTGGGTTTCGGCTCCATTCTCAACTTCACCACCAAGATTGGAACTGGTATGGGTGAGCAGCTGCTCTCTCGCGAGTACCACTACCTTGGAACTCAGCTCCCGATCGATCGTTTCCTGTCCTTCTACTACGCCCATCCCGGTTTCCACTTGAACAACATGTTCATTATGCTCTCGGTCCAGCTCTTCATGCTTTGCTGCGTTAACATCGGCGTACTGCGTCATGAGACGATCCGCTGCGAGTACAACCGCGAGGTCCCCATTACCGATGCCCTCTTCCCCACCGGCTGCTCCAACACCGACGCTCTTCTGGACTGGGTTTACCGCTGTGTCCTCTCGATTATCTTCGTCTTGTTCCTTGCCTTCGTTCCCCTGATAGTCcaggagatgatggagaaggGTGTGATCCGCTCTGCGACTCGTTTCATCAAGCAGATCCTTTCGCTCTCGCCCTTCTTCGAAGTGTTCGTCTGTCAGATCTACGCCAACTCTGTCCAGCAAGATTTGTCCTTCGGTGGTGCCAGATATATCGGTACCGGTCGTGGTTTCGCCACCGCGCGTATTCCCTTTGGTGTTCTCTACTCCCGTTTCGCCGGTCCTTCGATCTACTTCGGAGCCAGATTGGTCATGATGCTGCTCTTTGCCTGCCTGACTGTCTGGCACGCTGCCCTGATCTATTTCTGGATCTCGCTTATGGCCTTGGTCATCTCGCCCTTCCTCTACAACCCTCACCAGTTCTCTTGGGGCGATTTCTTCATCGACTACCGCGAGTATCTCCGCTGGCTCTCGCGTGGTAACTCTCGCTCGCACGCCTCTTCTTGGATCACCTTCTGCCGTCTCTCGCGTATTCGAATCACTGGTTTCAAGCGCAAGATTATCGGAGACCCGTCGAGCAAGCTTTCGGGCGATGTTGCCAGGgctgccatcaccaacctgtTCTGGTCCGAGATGCTTACCCCCTTCATCCTTGTCTGCTTGACGACCATCCCGTATCTGTTCATCAACGCGCAGACTGGTGTCAGGGGCGAATTTGGACCCCATGCCAACGACGATAGCATCAAGCCTACCGCCTCCTTGATCCGTCTCTTGGTTGTCACGTTTGCGCCCATGGCTGTCAACGCCGGTGTCCTTGGTGGCTTGTTCGGTATGGCCTGCTGCATGGGTCCTCTTTTGAGCATGTGCTGCAAGAAGTTTGGTAGTGTTCTGGCCGCCATTGCCCATGGTATGTCGGTCATTATCCTTTTGGTTATGTTCGAAGTCATGTTCGTCCTGCAGAACTTTGAGTTTACCCCTACCCTTCTCGGCATGATCGCCATGGTCTCGATTCAGCGCTTCATCATCAAGATGATTGTCTCGTTGGCCTTGACTCGTGAGTTCAAGACTGATACCTCCAACATTGCCTTCTGGACGGGCAAGTGGTACTCTATGGGCTGGCACTCGGTTTCGCAACCTGCTCGTGAGTGGCTTGCCAAGATCACGGAGCTCAGCATGTTTGGCGCCGACTTTATCCTTGGCCACCTGATTCTGTTCTCCATGTTCCCCGTCCTTATCATCCCCAAGGTCGATGTGCTCCACTCGGTCATTCTCTTCTGGCTCCGTCCAAG CCGTCAAATTCGTGCCCCCATCTACTCGCTGAAGCAGACGAAGCTCAGGAGGAGACGTGTGATCCGTTATGCGATGCTCTACTTTGTCCTGCTTGTCATCTTTGTCGCCCTGATTGTTGGACCGATTGTGGCCGGCAAACAGATTCCTCCTGGCACGCTCGACATGGTCAACAATTTTGGCGGTGGAAGCATGATCCTCAAGCAGTACCCCTGGAAGCTGGGACCTTCTGGTGACAATGACGACACCAGAGGTCGTCTGGAAACGGGAACCAAGGCTACTAACTACTCTGGTGTCTGGACCCCGACGACAACATCGGACTATGTCGCCAAGGCTACTAGCAAGGCTGAAAGGAGGATGGCATTTTAA